In Deinococcus aquaedulcis, the following proteins share a genomic window:
- a CDS encoding response regulator, translating into MARNPMHLMLVEDNEADIFLLEAALEMAGVPVQLQVARDGEEALRQLRAALGSAALPDLILLDLNMPRVSGFEVLAAVRADPALRHLVLVVFTTSNAEADVQRAYALQANSYLSKPSTMAEFLRVVELLNLYWFGTASLPRSHAPLTS; encoded by the coding sequence ATGGCCCGTAACCCTATGCACCTGATGCTGGTCGAGGACAACGAGGCCGACATCTTTCTGCTGGAAGCCGCGTTGGAGATGGCCGGGGTGCCCGTGCAGCTGCAGGTGGCCCGGGACGGCGAGGAAGCCCTGCGGCAGCTGCGCGCGGCCCTGGGCAGTGCGGCCCTGCCTGACCTGATCCTGCTGGACCTGAACATGCCCCGGGTCAGCGGTTTTGAGGTGCTGGCGGCGGTACGGGCCGACCCTGCGCTGCGCCACCTTGTGCTGGTGGTGTTCACCACCTCGAACGCCGAGGCGGATGTGCAGCGCGCCTATGCCCTGCAGGCCAACTCGTACCTGAGTAAGCCCTCCACCATGGCCGAGTTTCTGCGCGTGGTGGAACTGCTGAACCTGTACTGGTTCGGCACCGCCAGCCTGCCGCGCAGCCACGCCCCGTTGACCAGCTGA
- a CDS encoding family 1 glycosylhydrolase has product MTRPSLALWAGIEPTVSRVRDMTLDQQVLCGTDERPDDMDRLADLGVSAVRLALLWERTAPQGPEAADWRWADERIARLQRRGVQPIAGLVHHGGGPRHTHLLDPEFVPGLVAYARAVAQRYPALSAYTPVNEPLTTARFSGLYGHWYPHGRDERSCWLALKHQLQATVLAMQAIREINPHAQLIQTEDLGRTHSTPHLQAQADFENERRWLTFDLLQGRVTPEHPMWGYLRWAGATEAELGWFADQPCPPDVLGLNVYVTGERFLDERLAHYPACSHGGNGHEAYADVEAVRVLGAPHGGPQARLLEAHARYGRPLAITEVHLNCTREEQLRWLWTAWQGAREAQAQGADVRAVTAWATFGAFEWNSLLTRREGHYESGLWDVRAPQPRPTALAHLARALARDEAPARGPHAAPGWWARAGRLLYPPHGAVEAQVPGGPPLLIVGGSGRLSQLLREACAVRGLPNLTLDPRLWTRLTPEDRAGVLRSAAPWAVVNLPCGLVGRPAAGLAEACAALGLPLLTFSGAQVLGAAGPVACDEQAPPAPLGAAARLLAQTERWVLDRCPQALVVRPGAVFGTGEPHDSAASVLGALHAGLPLAGGDLLVSPVYAPDLLNEALNLLMDGERGVWHLTHGAPLTLAEWHWKLAGLLGQQAPAPGRSLPGTAGLDVLELGFAASGPALLSARGWPLPPLEQALGRWWAGAGPEWTALCPPTPRPAPHPWPPLA; this is encoded by the coding sequence ATGACCCGCCCCTCCCTGGCCCTGTGGGCCGGCATTGAACCCACCGTGAGCCGCGTGCGTGACATGACGCTGGACCAGCAGGTCCTGTGCGGCACCGATGAGCGCCCGGACGACATGGACCGGCTGGCCGACCTGGGGGTGAGTGCGGTGCGCCTCGCCCTGCTGTGGGAGCGCACCGCCCCCCAGGGCCCGGAGGCCGCCGACTGGCGCTGGGCCGATGAACGAATCGCGCGCCTGCAGCGCCGGGGCGTGCAGCCTATTGCGGGGCTGGTGCACCACGGCGGCGGGCCCCGCCACACCCACCTGCTGGACCCCGAATTCGTGCCGGGGCTGGTGGCCTACGCCCGCGCGGTGGCACAGCGGTACCCGGCGCTCTCGGCCTACACGCCAGTGAACGAGCCGCTGACCACCGCGCGCTTTTCGGGGCTGTACGGTCACTGGTACCCCCACGGCCGCGACGAGCGCAGCTGCTGGCTGGCCCTGAAACACCAGCTGCAGGCCACCGTGCTGGCGATGCAGGCCATCCGTGAGATCAACCCGCACGCGCAGCTGATCCAGACCGAGGACCTGGGGCGCACCCACAGCACCCCGCACCTGCAAGCCCAGGCAGACTTTGAAAACGAGCGGCGCTGGCTCACCTTCGACCTGCTGCAGGGCCGTGTGACCCCGGAGCATCCGATGTGGGGCTACCTGCGCTGGGCCGGAGCCACCGAAGCAGAACTGGGCTGGTTTGCCGATCAACCCTGCCCGCCAGACGTGCTGGGGCTGAACGTGTACGTGACCGGCGAGCGTTTTCTGGACGAGCGGCTGGCGCACTATCCGGCCTGCAGCCACGGCGGCAACGGCCACGAAGCCTACGCCGATGTGGAAGCGGTGCGGGTGCTGGGCGCGCCGCACGGCGGCCCCCAGGCCCGGCTGCTGGAGGCCCACGCGCGCTATGGCCGCCCCCTGGCGATCACCGAGGTTCACCTGAACTGCACCCGCGAGGAGCAACTGCGCTGGCTGTGGACCGCGTGGCAGGGCGCGCGTGAAGCCCAGGCCCAGGGCGCCGATGTGCGCGCAGTGACCGCCTGGGCCACCTTCGGGGCCTTTGAATGGAACAGCCTGCTGACCCGCCGCGAAGGGCACTACGAAAGCGGTTTGTGGGATGTACGTGCCCCCCAGCCGCGCCCCACGGCGCTGGCCCATCTGGCGCGGGCACTGGCCCGGGACGAGGCCCCTGCCCGGGGGCCCCACGCCGCTCCCGGCTGGTGGGCACGGGCCGGACGCCTGCTGTATCCCCCGCACGGCGCGGTGGAAGCCCAGGTCCCCGGTGGTCCCCCGCTGCTGATCGTGGGCGGGAGCGGGCGCCTGAGTCAGCTGCTGCGCGAGGCCTGCGCGGTGCGTGGCCTGCCGAACCTCACCCTGGACCCGCGCCTCTGGACCCGCCTGACGCCCGAAGACCGCGCCGGGGTGCTGCGCTCGGCGGCGCCCTGGGCGGTGGTGAATCTGCCGTGCGGGCTGGTGGGGCGCCCAGCGGCGGGGCTGGCGGAGGCCTGCGCGGCCCTGGGGTTGCCGCTGCTGACCTTCTCGGGGGCGCAGGTCCTGGGGGCCGCTGGTCCGGTGGCCTGCGATGAACAGGCGCCGCCTGCGCCGCTGGGCGCCGCCGCGCGGCTGCTGGCGCAGACCGAACGCTGGGTCCTGGACCGCTGCCCACAGGCGCTGGTGGTGCGCCCAGGCGCGGTGTTCGGTACAGGCGAGCCCCACGACAGCGCGGCGTCCGTGCTGGGGGCGCTGCACGCGGGCCTGCCGCTGGCCGGAGGCGACCTGCTGGTGTCGCCGGTGTATGCGCCGGACCTGCTGAACGAGGCCCTGAACCTGCTGATGGACGGCGAGCGCGGTGTGTGGCACCTGACGCACGGCGCCCCGCTGACCCTGGCCGAGTGGCACTGGAAGCTGGCCGGGCTGCTGGGTCAGCAGGCGCCGGCCCCCGGGCGTTCCCTGCCGGGCACCGCCGGGCTGGACGTGCTGGAACTGGGCTTTGCGGCCTCTGGACCGGCGCTGCTCAGCGCGCGGGGCTGGCCCCTGCCGCCGCTGGAGCAGGCCCTGGGCCGCTGGTGGGCCGGCGCGGGGCCCGAATGGACGGCGCTGTGCCCGCCTACCCCCCGGCCCGCACCGCACCCCTGGCCCCCGTTGGCCTGA
- a CDS encoding GGDEF domain-containing protein — translation MSDHTTDQALIAVLRAAAQDACSAQTLLDRTVQELSGRLGQPVQVQTGPEGAGACTLRLVPQGPVTTEEQHLLDLCAGHLELLLCQARRGDHLEHQARHDPLTGLLGRRAFMADLDAAQARFRPLTLALLDVQRFKQINDRYGHVEGDRVLMTLAHALDRLCPRPGRAYRLGGDEFALLLEPSSSPQALLERLHAALAWVQGPDGPGTLRVDLGAAPLRAGESATDWLIRADEAMYSAKRLLSSAAHPA, via the coding sequence ATGAGTGACCACACCACGGATCAGGCCCTGATCGCGGTGCTGCGCGCGGCGGCGCAGGATGCCTGCAGCGCCCAGACCTTGCTGGACCGAACGGTTCAGGAACTCAGCGGGCGCCTGGGCCAGCCGGTGCAGGTGCAGACTGGCCCGGAGGGCGCGGGGGCCTGCACCCTGCGTCTCGTGCCGCAGGGCCCCGTGACCACCGAGGAGCAGCACCTGCTGGACCTGTGCGCCGGGCACCTGGAACTGCTGCTGTGTCAGGCGCGGCGCGGCGACCACCTGGAACACCAGGCCCGCCACGACCCCCTGACCGGGCTGCTGGGCCGCCGCGCCTTTATGGCCGACCTGGACGCGGCGCAGGCAAGGTTCCGCCCACTCACCCTGGCGCTGCTGGACGTGCAGCGGTTCAAGCAGATCAATGACCGTTACGGGCACGTGGAAGGCGACCGGGTGCTGATGACGCTGGCGCACGCCCTGGACCGGCTGTGCCCCCGGCCCGGCCGGGCCTACCGGCTGGGCGGCGACGAGTTTGCCCTGCTGCTGGAGCCCAGTTCCTCGCCCCAGGCGCTGCTGGAACGGCTGCACGCGGCCCTGGCCTGGGTACAGGGCCCGGATGGCCCGGGCACCTTGCGGGTGGACCTGGGGGCGGCGCCGCTGCGCGCAGGCGAATCGGCCACCGACTGGCTAATCCGGGCCGATGAGGCCATGTACAGCGCCAAGCGCCTGCTGTCCAGCGCGGCGCACCCCGCATGA